Below is a window of Acidobacteriota bacterium DNA.
AGTTTGCTAGCTGTCTGTATATTGTGCTGGCTTGATTCACATCCGCAAAGCTTTGCGCAATATAGAATTAGAAGAAAGGTCCCCAAAACGTTACCTAAGAATGCTGTCAAGAAGCTAACTCCGACACCCACACCCGTCTTACTCCCACAAGTTGCCGCTGAGCTTACTTTGAGGCTCGCCCCCTCATCAATTCCATTACTATTTGAATCACCAACTCCGATATTTGAATCTGGAATCACCCCACCGCCGCCACCTGTAACGGGAATATTCTTTTTTGAGACGGCGACGTATGACAAAAATGGGAACCTAACATTGAGCAGTAAAAGAACGGCAAAATTTTATAGAGAATACATTGCCGATGGTGTGTGGATAGAGTTGGTCGAAATTCCAAGTGGGGACTTCACTATGGGTGCTCCACCCAATGAGATTAGCAGCGAGAATTCTGAACGGCCTCAGCACAAAGTCATAGTTCCCCAATTCTGGATTGGTAAATATGAGGTTACTCAGGGGCAATGGCGGGCAGTGGCAAAATTGCCGAAAGTGAACTTGAATCTAAAGCCTATTTCAGACCTAAACCTTGATCCGTCGTATTTCAAAGGCGATGATAATCTTCCTGTAGAGCAAGTGACTTGGGACGAGGCTGTAGAATTCTGTGCTCGATTGGCGATGAAGACTGGCAAACCCTACCGATTGCCGACTGAGGCAGAGTGGGAATACGCTGCACGCGCTGGAACTAAAACCCCTTTTGCTTTCGGTGAAACAATTACTCCGAAAATCGTGAACTACAATGGTAACTACCCATACACAAACAGGTATCCCATCGGTGAAAACAGAGAAAAGACGGTGCCAGTTGGGAGTTTAGGGGTAGCCAATGCATTCGGAATTTTCGACATGCAGGGCAATGTTCGGGAATGGTGCCTGGATCGCTGGCACGACAGTTATAAAAATGGTGCCCCAACCGATGGGAGTGCCTGGGAAAGTGGAGAAAGAGATCGTGTATCTCGTGGTGGATCTTGGGATGGAGATGCAAATGATAGCCGCTCCGCAGCCCGCATCACTTACAACTACCAATACATTCGTCCAAAGGGGCAAGGCTTTCGTATCGTAGTTCGATGATCAATATTTGGGGATGACTCCGACCTGTTAGCCT
It encodes the following:
- a CDS encoding SUMF1/EgtB/PvdO family nonheme iron enzyme, translated to MKRIKRACLIAIWSLLAVCILCWLDSHPQSFAQYRIRRKVPKTLPKNAVKKLTPTPTPVLLPQVAAELTLRLAPSSIPLLFESPTPIFESGITPPPPPVTGIFFFETATYDKNGNLTLSSKRTAKFYREYIADGVWIELVEIPSGDFTMGAPPNEISSENSERPQHKVIVPQFWIGKYEVTQGQWRAVAKLPKVNLNLKPISDLNLDPSYFKGDDNLPVEQVTWDEAVEFCARLAMKTGKPYRLPTEAEWEYAARAGTKTPFAFGETITPKIVNYNGNYPYTNRYPIGENREKTVPVGSLGVANAFGIFDMQGNVREWCLDRWHDSYKNGAPTDGSAWESGERDRVSRGGSWDGDANDSRSAARITYNYQYIRPKGQGFRIVVR